From Triticum aestivum cultivar Chinese Spring chromosome 4A, IWGSC CS RefSeq v2.1, whole genome shotgun sequence, a single genomic window includes:
- the LOC123087752 gene encoding mRNA-decapping enzyme-like protein, producing MARRGGGGGGRRSKVTPNLGADREGTRMLNLTVLRRLDPAIVDILITAASVTAYSFDQDTVRWSHKGVEGSLFVVKRNTQPRFQFLIMNRRNTENLVEDLLGGFDYKVEVPYIIYTNAAAEIIGIWFYEPEECEEVAHLFSRIRKAYSRASPEKLVPSVKSFSDCEELEVASDVPSSEDTLEQPTTPSTLVPGDVEFKLLSALLTAAACVGAPTGGAGPVQPNQPIRAVPSSRRASPAPSAVSSQPPASHNLLPAPRASAATVVPQDAHVPTSAPTIQPASLSKPPFFPPIVTTSSQAATAHAAFPSSAPPPFLPPLSIQHRQSAPYFQPFPLPSAPPPIDPPHRQSAPLSQPFAQSTAPPPPDPQRRESAPLAQPFTQSTAPPALDPQQRQSAVLLKPFQLSSAPPPPRPQHWQRSPSLEHFARPTECLPPPYGALLLQPFPPPNPPPPLLAPTASYGPVILSRDNLRGALLRLVQNDDFINMFYREIVKG from the exons atggcgcggcgcggcggcggcggcggcgggaggcggagcaAGGTGACGCCGAACCTGGGGGCGGACCGGGAGGGCACGCGGATGCTCAACCTCACCGTGCTGCGGCGCCTCGACCCCGCCATCGTCGACATCCTCATCACCGCCGCCAGCGTCACCGCCTACAGCTTCGACCAGGACACGGTCCGATGG AGCCACAAGGGCGTGGAGGGGTCGCTCTTCGTCGTCAAGAG GAACACCCAACCCAGATTCCAGTTTCTCATCATGAATCGTCGAAATACAG AAAATCTGGTCGAGGACCTCCTGGGCGGTTTTGATTACAAGGTGGAAGTTCCTTACATAATATACACCAATGCTGCAGCCGAAATTATTGGAATATGGTTCTATGAGCCTGAGGAATGTGAAGAAGTAGCACATCTTTTCAGTAG GATACGTAAAGCATATTCCAGGGCATCCCCAGAGAAACTGGTTCCTTCAGTTAAAAG TTTCAGTGATTGTGAAGAGCTGGAAGTAGCATCTGATGTTCCCTCATCTGAAGATACCCTAGAGCAGCCAACAACACCATCTACATTGGTACCTGGCGATGTTGAATTCAAGTTATTGTCAGCTTTGTTAACA GCAGCTGCATGTGTTGGAGCACCCACTGGTGGAGCAGGTCCAGTACAGCCAAATCAACCTATCAGGGCGGTTCCTTCATCTAGGCGTGCATCGCCAGCGCCTAGTGCTGTTTCATCACAGCCTCCTGCCTCACATAATCTGCTTCCTGCTCCACGAGCGTCAGCAGCTACCGTGGTTCCCCAAGATGCTCATGTACCCACCAGCGCTCCTACCATTCAGCCTGCTAGTCTTTCAAAACCACCATTCTTTCCCCCCATTGTTACCACATCTTCGCAAGCAGCAACAGCTCATGCTGCTTTTCCATCTTCAGCTCCACCCCCATTTCTTCCCCCCCTTTCCATTCAGCACCGGCAGAGTGCTCCCTATTTCCAGCCATTCCCACtaccctctgctcctcctccaattGATCCTCCGCACAGGCAAAGTGCTCCCTTGTCCCAGCCCTTCGCACAATCCACTGCTCCTCCCCCACCTGATCCTCAGCGCAGGGAAAGTGCTCCCTTGGCCCAGCCCTTTACACAatccactgctcctcctgcacttGATCCTCAGCAGAGGCAAAGTGCTGTCTTGCTCAAGCCCTTTCAACTATCCTCTGCTCCCCCTCCACCTCGTCCTCAGCACTGGCAAAGGTCTCCTTCGCTCGAGCACTTTGCACGGCCCACTGAATGCCTCCCTCCACCATACGGTGCGCTGTTGCTTCAGCCATTTCCACCACCTAATCCTCCTCCTCCACTGCTTGCCCCAACAGCATCGTATGGCCCAGTGATACTATCAAGAGACAACCTGAGAGGTGCATTGCTGAGGCTTGTGCAG AATGATGATTTCATCAACATGTTCTACCGGGAGATTGTAAAAGGGTAG